One window of the Candidatus Goldiibacteriota bacterium genome contains the following:
- a CDS encoding oligosaccharide flippase family protein: MKKNTVTSIVFFILTFPLMFVITPMILKYVGKEMYGVWALVTAMVVFMELAGGLQTPSGISIMVPKYDPKKSSRDINEITNTVFFFYLLTAFLMSAAFFILKEPIMNAFFKVAAENSGDAYFVVAFTVYAFMLNFVLLAFVYLINAFNVVYITNIVHIIIAYIRTAAMAAALIMGYGIKGVAVAQMSCLILETVVLLCYVKKVYPPLAFGVNYISIKKFRELMSISLKLVMSKVSVLTGQNADKLILGYFINPVYAAYYQVGASVSKFIWQLPEIMGLSSILPAASELKSKDKSGNIHDMFVKVTRYLFFASILLCAGIIAFGNEFIVLWLGTGYEEAFLVMAVLAFAYTASLIGYPAMNILNGMERVKEVMWVSGLSALLNIVLSIVLTKYFGLKGTLISAAISLSIGGLALYILYRVISGKAGGILLSIIKPGAAAVISLGVISIMEYLMGNRTGWLLFFAKAGLFSVIYSAVCIKLFKVFDDNDMELIKGVFKLKKA, from the coding sequence ATGAAAAAGAATACGGTTACAAGTATTGTGTTTTTTATCCTGACTTTTCCTTTAATGTTTGTGATAACCCCCATGATTTTAAAGTACGTGGGGAAAGAAATGTACGGGGTTTGGGCGCTTGTTACGGCGATGGTTGTGTTTATGGAGCTTGCGGGCGGGCTTCAGACGCCTTCGGGAATATCTATTATGGTGCCAAAATATGACCCTAAAAAAAGCAGCAGGGATATTAATGAAATAACCAACACGGTATTCTTCTTCTATTTGCTGACCGCTTTTCTTATGTCGGCGGCGTTTTTTATACTTAAAGAGCCGATTATGAACGCTTTCTTTAAAGTGGCTGCAGAAAATTCCGGGGATGCTTATTTTGTTGTGGCGTTTACCGTTTACGCGTTCATGCTGAATTTTGTACTTCTTGCCTTTGTTTACCTGATTAACGCTTTTAACGTGGTGTATATTACCAATATAGTGCATATAATAATAGCTTACATCAGGACAGCGGCAATGGCAGCCGCGCTTATCATGGGTTATGGTATTAAGGGCGTGGCGGTTGCGCAGATGTCTTGCCTGATACTGGAAACCGTGGTACTGCTTTGTTACGTTAAAAAAGTATATCCTCCGCTTGCTTTTGGGGTGAATTACATAAGCATAAAAAAATTCAGGGAATTAATGTCCATAAGCCTGAAACTTGTGATGTCAAAAGTTTCGGTTTTAACGGGACAGAATGCCGATAAACTGATACTTGGATACTTTATAAACCCTGTTTACGCGGCGTATTATCAGGTGGGCGCGTCGGTTTCTAAATTTATCTGGCAGCTGCCGGAAATTATGGGGCTGTCTTCAATACTTCCGGCCGCGTCCGAACTGAAAAGCAAAGATAAAAGCGGCAATATACATGACATGTTTGTAAAGGTAACCCGATACTTGTTTTTTGCATCCATACTTTTATGCGCGGGAATAATTGCTTTTGGCAATGAATTTATAGTCCTTTGGCTGGGGACAGGGTATGAAGAGGCCTTTCTTGTAATGGCCGTGCTTGCGTTTGCGTATACCGCAAGCCTGATAGGCTACCCTGCAATGAATATTTTAAACGGGATGGAACGGGTAAAAGAAGTAATGTGGGTTTCCGGATTATCAGCTTTATTAAACATAGTGTTAAGTATAGTTTTAACAAAATATTTTGGTTTAAAGGGGACTCTTATTTCTGCGGCTATATCGCTTTCAATAGGGGGGCTGGCGTTGTATATCCTTTACAGGGTTATATCCGGAAAAGCGGGCGGCATATTGCTGTCTATTATAAAACCCGGCGCGGCTGCCGTTATATCTTTGGGCGTAATATCAATCATGGAATACTTAATGGGCAACAGGACCGGTTGGCTGCTGTTTTTTGCGAAGGCGGGATTGTTTAGTGTTATTTATTCTGCCGTATGTATAAAACTGTTTAAGGTATTTGATGATAATGATATGGAACTAATAAAGGGAGTTTTTAAATTAAAAAAAGCCTGA
- a CDS encoding competence/damage-inducible protein A, with the protein MNAEIITCGTELLLGQIEDTNSSFISRKLAEAGINVYFRTTAGDNAGRLVLAIKAALQRADAVIITGGLGPTVDDITREAVSQCTGRKIVIHEDILLNLNEFFKKRGIKMADSNMAQAGVPENAEIIKNDRGTAPGFILEHEGKTIACVPGVPYEMKPMVTDTIIPYLMKKSGEQASVIKYVSLKIAGMAESAVNDLIKDLFESYVNPSIGILAHHTEIELRITAKAANISEADKMLNKVKLEIKKRLGENLYGENEEALHGVLANTLKSKKLTISTAESCTSGIIASKLTQSAGATSYYIGGINTYSNEVKTDILGVDPYIIQDYGAVSRECACEMALKCAELFKTDCAISVTGIAWPGGGTPEKPVGLVYIGINYKGAVIVNRFIFSGSREIVRQRAAVMALFEMLKTINRGGVPV; encoded by the coding sequence GTGAACGCGGAAATAATCACCTGCGGCACGGAACTTCTGCTGGGACAGATAGAGGATACTAATTCCTCTTTTATCAGCAGAAAACTTGCCGAAGCGGGGATAAACGTATACTTCAGGACAACGGCCGGCGACAACGCCGGCCGTCTTGTTTTGGCCATTAAAGCCGCTTTGCAGCGTGCGGATGCCGTTATTATCACCGGCGGGCTTGGCCCAACCGTGGATGACATTACCAGGGAAGCTGTGTCACAGTGTACCGGGCGAAAAATAGTAATTCACGAAGATATACTTTTAAACCTTAATGAATTTTTTAAAAAACGCGGAATTAAGATGGCTGATTCCAACATGGCGCAGGCGGGTGTTCCTGAAAACGCGGAAATTATTAAAAATGACAGGGGCACCGCACCTGGATTCATACTGGAACATGAAGGGAAAACAATTGCCTGCGTTCCGGGCGTGCCGTATGAAATGAAACCGATGGTTACGGACACAATTATACCTTATCTTATGAAAAAAAGCGGGGAACAGGCGTCTGTTATAAAATATGTTTCGCTTAAAATAGCAGGAATGGCGGAATCCGCCGTAAATGACCTTATAAAAGATTTGTTTGAGTCGTATGTAAATCCTTCCATAGGAATACTTGCTCACCATACAGAAATAGAATTAAGGATAACCGCTAAAGCGGCAAATATATCCGAAGCTGATAAAATGTTGAATAAGGTAAAACTGGAAATTAAAAAAAGGCTGGGCGAAAATCTGTACGGTGAAAATGAAGAAGCACTTCATGGCGTGCTGGCAAATACGCTTAAAAGCAAAAAACTTACCATATCAACCGCGGAATCCTGTACGTCGGGAATTATAGCGTCAAAACTGACCCAATCAGCCGGAGCCACATCATATTATATTGGCGGGATAAATACCTATTCAAATGAAGTTAAAACAGATATTCTTGGCGTGGACCCTTATATAATACAGGACTACGGAGCTGTGTCGCGGGAATGCGCCTGCGAAATGGCTTTAAAGTGCGCGGAGCTTTTTAAAACAGACTGTGCCATATCGGTCACCGGGATAGCGTGGCCGGGCGGCGGCACGCCGGAAAAGCCTGTGGGGCTTGTGTATATCGGTATAAATTATAAGGGCGCGGTTATTGTAAACAGGTTTATTTTTTCCGGCAGCCGTGAAATTGTGCGTCAAAGGGCTGCGGTGATGGCGTTGTTTGAAATGTTAAAAACAATAAATCGGGGCGGTGTACCGGTTTGA
- a CDS encoding SPFH/Band 7/PHB domain protein, giving the protein MTISVIVTVIVVLIVLLPSFIKIAQEYERLVVFRLGKCIGEKGPGLVILIPFIDRPVRVDLRELYLEIPSQTCITKDNAGISIDFLIYWKVIDAVKTVVQVGNFAGASQGIATTTLRAIVGDISLDDVLAKREDINMRLRTKLDEVTERWGVKITSVEIRELTPPREIQESMTKQMSAERTRRALVTEAEGQKVASITVAEGQKQAAILKAEGEQQSQILRADGYAKALNEIFSAAKGVDSNTMLLQYFEALKELGAKDSTKFVIPMELTSLVSTIAGKAKETIK; this is encoded by the coding sequence ATGACAATTTCGGTTATTGTAACAGTTATTGTTGTGCTTATTGTACTTTTGCCGTCGTTCATTAAAATTGCGCAGGAATACGAAAGGCTTGTGGTTTTCAGGCTTGGAAAATGTATCGGAGAAAAAGGCCCCGGGCTGGTTATTCTGATACCGTTTATTGACCGTCCGGTAAGGGTGGATTTAAGGGAACTGTATCTTGAAATTCCGTCCCAGACCTGTATTACAAAAGATAACGCGGGCATATCAATAGACTTTCTTATTTACTGGAAGGTAATTGACGCGGTAAAAACGGTTGTTCAGGTTGGAAACTTTGCCGGTGCTTCGCAGGGAATCGCGACCACAACTTTAAGGGCAATAGTGGGCGATATCAGCCTTGACGATGTGCTTGCTAAAAGGGAAGATATTAATATGAGGTTAAGGACAAAACTTGACGAAGTAACGGAACGCTGGGGTGTAAAAATAACCTCTGTTGAAATCCGCGAGCTGACCCCGCCCAGGGAAATACAGGAATCAATGACAAAACAGATGTCGGCGGAACGTACACGCCGCGCGCTTGTGACCGAAGCTGAAGGCCAGAAAGTGGCGTCTATTACAGTCGCGGAAGGCCAGAAACAGGCGGCTATTTTAAAGGCGGAAGGCGAACAGCAGTCGCAGATACTTCGTGCTGACGGATACGCCAAAGCGCTTAATGAAATCTTCAGCGCTGCAAAAGGCGTGGATTCCAACACCATGCTGCTGCAGTACTTTGAGGCGTTAAAAGAACTTGGCGCCAAAGATTCCACCAAATTTGTTATACCTATGGAACTTACATCATTAGTGTCCACGATTGCGGGAAAGGCGAAGGAAACGATAAAGTGA
- a CDS encoding nodulation protein NfeD, producing the protein MRRAFCAVLFILVFSFSLFAAGEYFIVKEEGIIDAANADYVINAIKQAKEDNASAVILEMDTPGGMMKSMRTIIDAILSSEVPVISYVTPKGAHSASAGTFILLASHVAAMADGTNIGTASPIDLQGNKAAEKITNDSITYIKNLARINGRNEKWAEEAITKNSSISEKEALTLKVIEYTASDLKSLLTQLDGKKIKVGAKEITINTKDYVLKEVKMPFRNRFLHRLADPNIAYILFLVGIYGIIYELAHFGALIPGIMGAIAIVLGFIGFESVPINTAGIILIVLAVVLFIAEAMTPAFGALFGGGLVSMIIGSLILFPGREAGDFWAPSYFVIGTMVVLTAAFFALIVYLVVKAQKRKSIIGKKSTIGHNGVAQTEITQAGGIVNVGGEDWQAYSDEPVAARDIVEVIEEEGLKLKVKKIQRKKEDSK; encoded by the coding sequence ATGCGCAGGGCTTTTTGTGCTGTTTTGTTTATTCTGGTTTTCTCTTTTTCTCTTTTTGCCGCGGGTGAATACTTTATTGTAAAAGAGGAAGGGATAATAGACGCCGCAAACGCGGATTATGTGATAAATGCCATTAAACAGGCAAAAGAAGACAACGCTTCCGCTGTCATACTGGAAATGGACACTCCGGGCGGAATGATGAAATCCATGAGAACTATTATTGACGCCATACTGTCAAGCGAAGTGCCGGTTATTTCATACGTCACTCCCAAAGGGGCGCACTCTGCTTCCGCGGGTACTTTTATACTTCTGGCATCACACGTGGCGGCAATGGCGGACGGGACCAATATAGGCACGGCCAGCCCTATTGATTTGCAGGGCAACAAAGCCGCTGAAAAAATAACAAATGATTCCATTACCTATATTAAGAACCTTGCCCGTATAAACGGGCGTAATGAAAAATGGGCGGAAGAAGCAATAACAAAAAATTCATCCATTTCAGAAAAAGAAGCGCTTACGCTTAAAGTTATTGAATATACTGCGTCTGATTTAAAGTCGCTTTTAACGCAGCTTGACGGTAAAAAAATAAAAGTGGGCGCGAAAGAGATTACAATTAACACAAAGGATTATGTTTTAAAAGAGGTTAAGATGCCTTTTAGAAACAGGTTCCTGCACCGGCTGGCTGACCCTAATATTGCCTATATCCTTTTTCTTGTCGGAATTTACGGTATAATTTACGAACTTGCGCATTTTGGAGCGCTTATTCCCGGAATAATGGGGGCTATCGCGATAGTGCTGGGTTTTATAGGTTTTGAAAGCGTCCCCATAAATACGGCGGGGATAATATTAATAGTACTTGCCGTGGTATTGTTTATCGCGGAAGCAATGACGCCTGCTTTTGGCGCGTTATTTGGAGGTGGACTGGTGTCAATGATAATTGGGTCTTTAATTCTTTTTCCCGGAAGGGAAGCGGGTGACTTCTGGGCGCCGTCGTATTTTGTGATAGGTACAATGGTGGTTTTAACCGCGGCTTTTTTTGCTTTAATTGTCTATCTTGTGGTAAAAGCGCAGAAGAGAAAATCAATTATCGGCAAAAAAAGTACAATAGGGCATAATGGCGTGGCTCAGACAGAAATAACACAGGCGGGCGGTATAGTTAATGTGGGCGGCGAGGACTGGCAGGCGTATTCAGATGAGCCGGTTGCCGCGCGTGATATTGTTGAAGTGATTGAAGAAGAGGGGCTTAAATTGAAAGTTAAAAAAATACAAAGAAAGAAGGAGGATTCAAAATGA
- a CDS encoding glycosyltransferase family 39 protein, whose product MYCYKCNGKIEAGHIFCPHCGVKVKSEPIVITEVYKVKETAEKKPEEAKVHAEKPEFPAVKVLPSKRLLSPVFSAGVKEPEYKQPAITQADVNPFMKISDNIGAAFVPAAGDFKKMLGAIGPFYIMALALFIVFTGQAMIFGRNSVNPSVYLWYVIASVIFLAAEASYRYRRVISQVPEIPEKSTLTKEIIYVSIITAVAAFFRLYIINETPAGFAYDESTLSAAAVEVINKSTVYGYKMPAYVGGDIKYSTFFIYILSFVFKFFGAGIVQARVTMAIIGILSAVGVYFLSRRMFGIKAAFFIGLIFAVMRWHVNFSRITFYAVFGVFLGIAAVYFIYMVLTRGKKLDFALLGVTLGLVPYGYTPGRMLLLAVLFTGAFIAIRDISFYKQNRKKIILSLVLFIITFAPLGGYFLTHRQEFMSRTSQVSILDEKLVQTWFHGKFTREQAIKDTFKKTFQMFTRYGDQNPRHNIPGKPMLDIVTGGLAVLGLGFMIFRILNVFYFFVVTLFICTLIPGLLTIEAPQSHRVIYSIIPIIIFVGFVINRFFVYAAEQFAGKARTAAVVTVFIGCGMIAGINYKDYFEVQAKNNVCWSNFDTISRTAAEFVMSKGDDWYGIVDPAFAKKTFYFLAREKSKKSYGYYSPSLVPYANPEGKKIYYLLGLKHKNTAVYDLPRIYPKGRLITIYEKYNSAFVHMYAFEVDEQEAMANRDRKLSEGFYAKYFGNERWEGYPSLHRIDSVLSFDWHAPPLDGPFSAEWTAYLQSAGGAYEFGIDTNNYADLQIDGKTILTVDMKNSVLDGNPKINLSAGTHKIRVRYMENTGYSRMHLRWKKPGSSSFEIIDPMFLKPLK is encoded by the coding sequence ATGTACTGTTATAAGTGCAATGGGAAGATTGAAGCCGGCCATATATTTTGCCCGCACTGCGGGGTAAAAGTAAAATCTGAACCCATTGTCATAACAGAAGTATATAAGGTTAAGGAAACCGCTGAAAAAAAGCCGGAAGAGGCAAAAGTTCATGCTGAAAAGCCGGAGTTTCCGGCTGTCAAAGTATTACCTTCCAAACGGTTGTTATCTCCTGTATTTTCTGCCGGCGTCAAAGAACCTGAATATAAACAGCCGGCAATAACGCAGGCGGATGTAAATCCTTTTATGAAAATTTCCGACAATATCGGCGCGGCTTTTGTGCCGGCGGCCGGTGATTTTAAAAAAATGCTTGGGGCAATAGGGCCTTTTTACATAATGGCGCTGGCGCTTTTTATTGTTTTTACGGGACAGGCGATGATATTCGGCAGGAATTCCGTTAATCCTTCGGTATATCTGTGGTATGTTATTGCGTCTGTAATTTTTCTGGCTGCTGAAGCTTCCTACCGTTACAGGCGCGTGATTTCTCAGGTGCCGGAGATTCCGGAAAAGTCAACTCTGACAAAAGAAATAATATATGTTTCCATAATTACGGCTGTTGCCGCTTTTTTCAGGCTTTATATAATTAATGAAACACCGGCCGGTTTTGCGTATGACGAATCCACGCTTTCTGCGGCGGCGGTTGAAGTAATAAATAAAAGTACTGTATACGGCTATAAAATGCCGGCGTATGTGGGCGGGGATATAAAATACTCCACATTTTTTATATATATTTTATCATTTGTTTTCAAGTTTTTTGGCGCCGGTATTGTTCAGGCAAGGGTTACAATGGCTATTATTGGAATATTATCGGCTGTCGGCGTGTATTTTCTTTCAAGGCGTATGTTTGGAATAAAAGCGGCTTTTTTTATAGGCCTTATCTTTGCCGTAATGCGCTGGCATGTGAATTTCAGCAGAATCACTTTTTACGCGGTTTTTGGGGTTTTTCTTGGTATTGCGGCGGTGTATTTTATTTATATGGTGCTGACGCGCGGAAAAAAACTGGACTTTGCCCTCCTGGGCGTAACTTTGGGGCTTGTTCCTTATGGATACACACCCGGCAGAATGCTTCTGCTGGCGGTGCTTTTTACCGGCGCGTTTATTGCCATAAGGGATATTTCGTTTTATAAGCAAAATCGGAAAAAGATAATACTTTCACTGGTGCTTTTCATTATTACTTTTGCACCGCTTGGCGGGTATTTTTTAACCCACCGGCAGGAATTCATGTCAAGGACTTCGCAGGTATCAATTCTTGATGAGAAACTGGTGCAGACATGGTTTCACGGAAAATTTACAAGGGAACAGGCTATAAAAGACACGTTTAAAAAGACGTTTCAGATGTTTACAAGATACGGCGACCAGAACCCAAGGCATAATATTCCCGGCAAACCAATGCTTGATATAGTAACCGGCGGCCTTGCGGTGCTGGGCCTTGGTTTTATGATTTTTAGAATACTTAATGTTTTTTATTTTTTTGTTGTCACACTGTTTATCTGTACTCTCATCCCGGGCCTTTTAACCATAGAGGCGCCGCAGTCACACAGGGTGATATATTCCATTATCCCCATAATTATTTTTGTTGGGTTTGTAATAAACAGGTTTTTTGTTTATGCGGCGGAACAGTTTGCCGGAAAGGCAAGAACAGCGGCTGTCGTAACAGTGTTTATCGGGTGTGGCATGATTGCCGGCATAAACTATAAAGATTATTTTGAAGTTCAGGCGAAAAATAACGTCTGCTGGTCAAATTTTGACACTATAAGCAGGACTGCCGCCGAATTTGTAATGTCAAAAGGGGATGACTGGTACGGGATTGTGGATCCTGCGTTTGCGAAAAAAACATTTTATTTTCTGGCGCGTGAAAAATCAAAAAAAAGTTATGGCTATTATTCGCCTTCGTTGGTTCCTTATGCCAATCCGGAAGGAAAGAAGATATATTATCTGCTTGGTTTAAAGCATAAAAATACCGCGGTATATGACCTGCCAAGAATTTATCCCAAAGGCAGGCTGATTACGATATATGAAAAGTATAACAGCGCGTTTGTCCATATGTACGCTTTTGAGGTGGATGAACAGGAAGCCATGGCAAACAGGGACAGGAAACTCTCGGAAGGGTTTTATGCGAAATATTTCGGGAATGAACGCTGGGAAGGATATCCTTCGCTTCACAGGATAGATTCGGTGCTTTCCTTTGACTGGCATGCACCCCCGCTTGACGGGCCTTTTTCGGCGGAATGGACGGCTTATCTTCAGTCTGCCGGCGGCGCCTATGAGTTTGGCATTGATACAAATAATTACGCGGACCTTCAGATTGACGGTAAAACCATATTAACTGTTGATATGAAAAATTCAGTATTAGACGGAAATCCAAAAATTAACCTTTCGGCAGGCACGCATAAAATAAGGGTAAGATATATGGAAAACACGGGATATTCGCGGATGCATCTAAGGTGGAAAAAACCGGGATCGTCGTCATTTGAAATTATTGACCCTATGTTTTTAAAACCGCTTAAATAA